A window of Cryptomeria japonica chromosome 3, Sugi_1.0, whole genome shotgun sequence contains these coding sequences:
- the LOC131074409 gene encoding CBL-interacting serine/threonine-protein kinase 20-like, protein MDSELSDYELGHVIGIGTVAKVYTAKNTHSGEIFALKVVDKEKLCEEDMDKIDREITAMLWLRHPNIVRMYDVIETEKKIFLTMEYAGGGDLWKIAGKLNQDLVRKYLRQLISAMDYCHSKGFIHRDLRAENLLLDGNGNIKVSNFGLCALPSEVDSQGLVKIGRFGGRLQYTAPELLVSKDRFDGSKADIWACGIILYVILTGNFPFETSNLTDFVRNVSTGGFECPGWFPGEVNDLVSMLLVPNPRKRICLPMLQTVDWVCKGLEEEVGGHELGADLEEDEDEGVDEFRFTTNLVVGEIALRIVEIVSGAGFRVWRNDWLVKMEWVEMGRGSCLGVVVKFLELKAGLVLVEMSKTLGESEEFERFCHVLQSSITDHVLDWDV, encoded by the coding sequence TTTGCCCTAAAAGTGGTCGACAAGGAAAAATTGTGTGAAGAAGACATGGACAAAATCGACAGAGAAATCACGGCCATGTTATGGCTCAGGCATCCGAACATAGTCCGCATGTACGACGTAATCGAAACCGAGAAAAAAATATTCTTAACAATGGAATACGCCGGCGGAGGAGACCTGTGGAAAATAGCCGGGAAATTGAACCAGGATTTGGTTCGGAAATATTTACGGCAGCTAATTAGCGCCATGGATTACTGCCACAGCAAGGGTTTCATTCACAGAGACCTCAGGGCAGAGAATCTGTTACTTGACGGAAACGGCAACATTAAAGTTTCCAATTTTGGACTCTGCGCTTTGCCGTCGGAGGTGGATAGCCAGGGTTTGGTGAAAATCGGGCGTTTTGGCGGGCGTCTGCAATACACGGCGCCTGAACTTCTCGTTTCAAAGGATCGTTTTGACGGTTCGAAGGCGGATATTTGGGCCTGTGGAATCATTTTGTATGTGATCTTGACGGGAAATTTCCCGTTCGAGACCAGTAATTTGACGGACTTTGTCAGAAATGTTTCGACGGGCGGTTTTGAGTGCCCGGGGTGGTTTCCAGGCGAGGTTAACGACCTGGTTTCGATGCTTCTGGTGCCTAATCCCCGTAAGCGGATTTGCCTTCCCATGTTGCAGACTGTGGATTGGGTTTGCAAAGGGTTAGAGGAAGAAGTTGGCGGCCATGAATTGGGGGCAGATTTggaggaggatgaagatgagggGGTGGATGAGTTCAGATTTACGACAAATTTAGTGGTGGGTGAGATTGCTTTGAGGATTGTGGAGATTGTATCTGGTGCTGGTTTTAGGGTTTGGAGGAATGACTGGTTGGTGAAGATGGAGTGGGTGGAAATGGGAAGGGGAAGTTGTTTGGGAGTAGTTGTGAAGTTTTTGGAGTTGAAGGCTGGCCTGGTTTTGGTGGAGATGAGTAAAACATTGGGGGAGAGTGAGGAGTTTGAGAGGTTTTGTCATGTGCTTCAGTCTTCCATTACAGACCATGTTTTGGATTGGGATGTGTAG